CCTCGCTCGCTCGTCTTCTTACGCGTGCCACTCGCGCGTGACTTTTCACATTATCCTCCAAATGTCGAGCTTGCTTGCGGGCTATATAACATGGTGTGTAAAATTCCTTTCCCCACAGGCCGCGGAACCTCAATGCTCGACGGACTGTCCATAGCCTGGGCAGTGATTGAATATCTTCACAGCAAAATAAACTGCAGGACATTAGCTTCTACTCATTACTATCAACTTGCTAAACTGGCCGATAGTCTTCCTCGCGTGGACTGTTACCACGTGACAGCCAAGAACTCTGAGGAAGGAATCAGCTTTACCTTCAAAGTCCTTGTAAGTATCTCAGTTGTCCTGCGATTCTCAGTTTCCTGCTCGCGTGAGTTAACAGGAACGCCACTTGAAAAAGACGACGCGAGGTAGTCAAAACGTCGACTTACTTTCTGTGATATGAAATCTATTTTTTCCTCAATTATAAATCCAGAAACTAGAAACCTTAGTGTACACGTTCTTGTAAGTAATCAAAGTAGCACACTGAAGTTTGACCAGAAAAAGTTATATGAGGACTTATGCGTAATTTCTTTATGAGTGTTGGAAAGGACAATTGTCAGCCAGGGTATTTAGTTTTCTCACGAGTAGTCACATAACAACGTTTGCATCTTTACATTTAATGTTTAAGTGGGAGGGGAGGCCGAGGTCGTCAAATAACTGAGGCGAGCCACACTAACCTTGCATTTGTTTACCCTTTAGAACGGATGTGATCAGAAATCCTTCGGAATTGACGTGGCGAAACTAGCAGGCGTTCCTTCACAAATTGAAACTCGAGCCAGGGAAATTCTCCGAAACTTAGAGCAAAATGACAATATTTTAGGGGATGCTTTGgaagaaaatgaacttttacAAGAAACTCAAGCAAGGGAAGGTATCACAAGTAACACAAGAGATACTGCAAACACTGCAGAAGGAGTGCAGGCTGAGGGAATTTGTCAGCGTGATGCTGAATTTGAAACTGGACTAACAAAAGCGTTGTTATTGCTTAATCCAGAGACCCTTACACCTCGGCAGGCCTTGGATGTTATTTATGATCTTCATGCGAAAGCAAAAAGTAAAGGCTATAAATAGTCAAATAGGTTTTATCAGCCTGCGAGCACCGAACAAAGGGAGGGGGAGCCTCCCGAGTTAAATACCTGCCGGCCGAAAAAGTCCTATAATCATTTCCTGTAAAAGTAAAGGTCGTTTTTCAGATGACTTTTCCGAGATATCGCTTTGCAAGAAGTACTAAATTGAATGCCAAAAAGGAAGAATTTTAGCAGAATGTATTTTTCCAAAGTAAAGTTTGAGTCAAAGGCCCCGGGTTGCCGTTCGCGGGATACAGGTGAAACCTTTTAGAGCAGCATATGAAACTTAAAAGTGGATCGAACATGAAATGGTGACCCCCCCGCGCCGCCTTTTTGGTACTAGTCCCAGTCCTCTTGCAATTCAAGGCAATTTTGGTGAATAGAGGACTGGGAAAAAGGATGCTCGCATGTCACTTGCACGAAAAGCTTAGCTAGTATTCGTCGataagaaaatgtttaaaattatttcatcATAAAGCGAAATATAAAGTCAGGCTAAAagcctttttcatattttttataGTCGTTCTTTTTTGAAGCAGCAGTAATTTTGATGTTAATGTAGACATTATTAGCATAATCAATACTTATTAACCAACGACCGGTCAGGTCATTTACTTATAAAGAAATACGAGGCTACTTTCTTAAGTATATAAATGTGTTGATCAAGTCCGAGTTCCGTACCTGTCTCTTTTCAACTACACAAATGGAAAGAATCTTCGTGAAGAACAGGTTTTAATCTCGTAAGTTGTATCGGTGAAAACAGTTGCTTTATCGAGTTTTCCCCTGGTGTTGTCGTTGGTTTCCGTTTCAGTATTCTGCGAATAAAATAGGAAAACACTCACTTCCACGGAAAGGGCTTAGGGCTACGTATATATAACTGTATAGTGAACATTTAATGGGCTCCTGAGGACCATAGATCCCAGCACTGGGCTAAAACAACAAGACTGCGTTAGAAATAATATCTCActccagtggcggatccaggtgagcccccccccccccccccccctcaacgTATTCTTAGACCAAACTGGGGCCCGAAGGCTCCGCCatcccccttatctgaagggcTGGACCCGCCCAGTGTACTCTTCCATATAACAAGCATTCCTGATGGGAGAGTAAAACTCGAACGATGTGACCGTCGGAAATTACGCGATTTAGGGAATACTTTGGTCCGGAGGATGACGGCAGGGAACCTGAACCAGTCTGAAAGGGTCGAAAAGAGAATTCCAGTAAAGTCAAAGCCGTACCAAAAGACACGATGGATGAGAAATGAATTGAATTATTTGAAGCATTGGTGAATACATCTCAGGCTTGAGAAACGTGGGCAACAATTAGAATCTTcacactgttttttttattaaaaaggcGTGCAGACCAGCAACTGAGAGTCTGCGACAAAAGTGTGTAGGCGCAAAGGACGGCGGGACAGTGAAGTGATCCACCTTCCCATGATGCCCGGCTGGCAGGGCTTACGCGCCTTCGCAGTGACTTCGAGCGGTTGTGCAGGGCGAGGACCTCTTCTTCACATTACTTATTTGTTATTCATTTGAGATCTGAGGTACATTTTTAACTATTGCAACTTAAATTAATTCGAATTCTGACACCAGCTAGAAGTGCAACGTAAATTTGCTCATTTTTTGCACGTATCGTTGCAAAAAAACCCTCACACTTCTGTTTGCGCAATTATTGCGCAAACGATGGAAGCCGgacagaattttaaaaatactcaGTGTCCGGCAGTCTTATTGTCTTGGCCTTCGAAAAGTTAGGGATTACGGCTAGAAGACAAGGAATGTGGATAAAAACAGTATATTTATTATCGACTGCTGGACACAGAATATGTTGAAAATCGTATCCGGCTGCCGGACAAATAAGTCATGGGGCCGGGGCACTATGGCCAGTTCGCTCCCTATTCCTTGACAGTCACTAAGCCCAGGCTAAGGTGTCATATTTTTCCCGTGACTTTCAGTGGATGCCATCTTAAATCCAGTTGAAGGTAGGTGAAGCATTCGCCAACTTAATGCCTTCGCTGTTGAAGGTCAGGTTTTTCTTACAGCTGGTGTTGGACATGAACTCTGTGTTCTTTGAGTTGATGACCTAGCCTTTCGGCCTTTGCAGCTGTCCTGTTCAGCTGGACTTGGGCGTTGTTGAGGGAATTCTCAAGAGGGCACCATCATTTCCAAAATCAAGGTCATAAATCCCTTAGATATCTGTTAGATTGTCTAGACACAGAACTACGAGATCCTTCAGATTACTTCATTGTAAACTCATTTCCCCTGTAGGACAAGAcctcaaatttctttgaacacATTGCTGTTGACAAATACTTTATAGGGTTATTGTACCTTCTACAAGTGGCATAAATATTATGATTAATGGGGTCAAAAGGTACTTGACATTAATTTCTGTAGTGGCTGAAAGTGGCTTACTGAAACAAGACAGCTGCTTAGTGAAAAAGTATGAAGGATTACCAGGTAGCTTCAAAATATAATCAGTAAAATGTGTCGGTTGTCTGGTTAGCATACATGTCAGCTGCTCTGTCTCTGATTTATCCAACCTGCTTGTAGACTGCCAAACAGTTGGTTTTTTTCTCAATAGTGGTTTAAGAGTCTCACACTTGCAAAGCGTGGGAGCCTCAGATGCCCATAGGGTGTATGAGGCGTGAGAGGAAAAAACGACTGTCAGTTTTTCATACAATGAGTCCGTATTTTAAGCGTAtctccccagtctcactctcAGTTTTCTGCCTtgctccagaccttttgtttgactgctcatGCGTATTTGAATACACAAAAATATGGACTGTTTTGCGGTCTAACAGGCttgaattaataaaaatttattgccttcttcttttttctagaaTTTGTGGTTATCGCTGATCATGGCTGCTGCAGTGCATAACGAATGGGGAATTTCAGAACTAAAAGCAAACTCATCTGAAAAGGATACCAGAAAAACTTATGACACTTGGGCAAAAACTTATGAAGAGGTATGCCACACCTGTTAGACTCGAATGTATAAGCTTCAGTtaagttaatttgtttgctttAGCATCATGAATTTGCCAGTAGCTACACATGTATTAAGTGTAATTAAATGGCTTAACTAGGGAACAGCAAAGAATAACAATAGGCTAGAGAGAAAAACAGGACTTTTATTCCAACGTACACTGCTTGTCAATTTTACAGTTCTATATTATAACGTTAACATTCTAAAATAATACAATATGAACCCATTCTCTCGTGGAAATTTTAGGGAAGCATTATTTCAAGCTAGTAAAGCCATTTCTCTGCACACTCTCCGTCCCAAAACTACCCAACACAAGTTGAACTTATTGTTCTTTATTATTAAGATGTCTGCTTAAATTGTGAAAGACATCTCAAAGAGGCTGGAGTCCCTTAGGACTAAAGACTCAGTAGAAAGGGTGGACTATTGAAATACTGGAGGTTTATTTATGGGGACAATGAGACTAAATAGAGGAAATTGATGTACTATTTTTTCAATTCAAActaaggccatcctcttttttttctccgtttagcatCATCCGAccaacccaaatttttggcattttcaaaaaaaaaggaacgacATAGTtgaaccatttttcacttgacattattcttttaatctgaaaaaattggcatagtaacagcataaagtaaaacaggaacaaaaacaggaacattttttacagtatattgtgcattttgtcaatccaaatatgtgaatgttaacttttaacatcGTCCAGGGTTATGGGGGCCTGCTATTTCGAGACCTCTGgtgactttttttagctttttttttttcaatccgaccgaccgacccaatatcaggaaacctattcgacgctaaacaaaaaagaaaaagggaatgGCCTTAGTGGGATAATGTCTGGCCAGACGTGttaactcttttaaaaactctcatatgaaaatttaaattcttgtttgtttactttaatttaattttcatagAAGTATTGAAGGAAAGATGTTAAAGTATCAATAATAATCAGCTTGTGTGATCAAGTCCTTAACTTTCATGACCAGTAACAGTTTTATGAAGTATAGGTATTATAGCAGAAATTTGACACTGATCGCTCAACAGATCAGAGCTTTTAAACTGAATAATAACTCTACCCAGTAGCTAAGCATTTTTTTCCAGAACAAAAGGCTTACCTATACaaagatgccaacctctggatcTATACAGTGGTATTACTTTGGTTATCAGAATGGGTAGTCCCATAAAACAGAAGTGGAAAGTTTTAAATGGCTAATTCACCACAACTATCTCTTGCtgatctttcttttttttggtttgtttgtttcataTATAGGATACTGACAAACTTGGTTACAAAGGGCATGTCCTGTGTGTTGAGGCTTTCAATAAAGCCATGCAGTCTAAAGACATTTTCCCTGAAGCTAACAAGGATATCAAAATCCTCGATGCTGGGGCCGGCACTGGAATCATTGGTGAAATGCTGGTGCAGCAAGGGTATAGCAACATTGATGCCTTGGACATTTCTGAAGAAATGTTGAATTTagcaaaaaagaagaatatTTACAAGCGATATATCTGTGCTGCATTGAGCGAAATCCCCATTGATGACATACAGACTGGCGAGTATGATGTAACTTTGTGTGCAGGTACTATAGTCTATGGACAGGCCAAGCCAGCAGCACTGGATGAGTGTGTCCGTCACGTAAGACCAGGTAAAGTGTTATTGCTATATCTATTATTAGGATACTATGCTCTCTTCATGCAGTTCAAAACCTAGGTGGAGTAGGGAGGCAGTCTTTCACTCTCACTTTAAGTTACTTTTGTTGCGGTTTTTGACAATCACTAATTTCATAACCgtaagtctggaaaaagaactTTACATCTTGTATCCAAAAATCTGTTATGAACCCTTATTGACAATTAAATAAAGTATTTTCCTCTCATGTAGGCTTTTTCTAATCTTCTTTTACAAAATGTTAGTCATTGTCAGTAGCAGTCCTAATTAAG
The genomic region above belongs to Porites lutea chromosome 12, jaPorLute2.1, whole genome shotgun sequence and contains:
- the LOC140921566 gene encoding methyltransferase-like protein 27; amino-acid sequence: MAAAVHNEWGISELKANSSEKDTRKTYDTWAKTYEEDTDKLGYKGHVLCVEAFNKAMQSKDIFPEANKDIKILDAGAGTGIIGEMLVQQGYSNIDALDISEEMLNLAKKKNIYKRYICAALSEIPIDDIQTGEYDVTLCAGTIVYGQAKPAALDECVRHVRPGGLFIFSIRADSFDPVELGYSTKFEEMEKEGKWSLVNRERRELYAHPHEERFRDCYLITYKVLEN